One Arthrobacter sp. B3I4 genomic window, GCACGATGATCGCGTTCCTGAGCTACCTGATGCAGATCCTGATGTCCGTCATGATGGCCACCTTCATGGCGATCATGATCCCGCGCGCGGCCGTTTCCGCGGACCGGATCGGCGCGGTGCTGGGCACCGAGTCCAGCGTCCGGCCGCCCGTGCATCCGGTCAGCATCTCCGGTGCCGCCCGCGGTGAGCTGGAGATGCGCGACGTCGGATTCGCCTACCCGGGTGCGGAGGCGCCGGTCCTCTCGGACGTGGACTTCACTGCCCGAGCCGGGCAGACGACGGCGATCATCGGGGCCACCGGGTCGGGCAAGACCACGCTGGTGAACCTGATGCCGCGGCTCTTCGATGCGACCTCCGGGTCTGTGCGGATCGACGGCGTGGACGTCCGCGAGCTGCACCCGGACCTGCTCTGGGGGCACATTGGCCTGGTCCCGCAAAAGCCCTACCTGTTCTCCGGCACGGTGCGCAGCAATCTGCTCTACGGCAAGCCGGACGCCTCCGAGGAGGAACTCTGGCAGGCGCTGGCGATCGCCCAGGCCGAGGACTTTGTCCGTGAGATGGAGGGCGGCCTGGACGCGCCGATCTCGCAGGGCGGCACCAACGTCTCCGGCGGGCAGCGGCAGCGGATCGCGATCGCCCGGGCGCTGGTGAAGCGACCCGAGCTGTACATCTTTGACGACTCGTTTTCCTCGCTGGACACCGCCACGGATGCTCGGCTGCGGCAGGCGCTCAAGGACCACACCGCCGGTGCGACGCTGGTGATCATCGCCCAGCGGGTGTCCAGCATCGCGGTCGCTGACCAGATCCTGGTGCTCGACGACGGCAGGATCGTCGCGCACGGCACGCACGAGGAGTTGCTGGAGACCTCGGAGACGTACAACGAAATTGTGAACTCCCAGCTGGCAGCGGAGGAAGCGGTATGAGCAAGGTCGAGTCCCCGACGGCGGGCGGCGGCCCGGGCGGCTCGCGCGGCGCGGGCGGGGCCCGCGGCGCGGGCGGGGCCGCAGCGGGCGGAGAGCCGCGCTCCGGTGCCGGCGCACCCGGGGCTGCGCAGGAGGCCCCGCTGCGGATTCCCCGGCCGCGCGGCGGCCCCGGCCACGGCGGCCCGTTCGCCGGGATGAACGTCCCTGCCGAGAAGGCGATGAACTTCGGCCCGTCCGCGGAGCGGCTGCTCGGCGAACTCCGCCCCGAACGGCTCTGGCTGGCGCTGGTACTGGCCCTCGCCGTCGTGAGCGTGGCGCTTTCGGTGATCGGGCCGCGTCTGCTCGGTGAAGGGACCAACCTGATCTTCGCCGGCGTCGTGTCCAAACAGCTGCCCGCCGGGGTGAGCAAGGCGCAGCTGATCGCGCAGCTGCGGGCCGCGGGGGAGAACCAGAAAGCGGACATGCTCAGCGCCATGGCGCTCACGCCCGGCACCGGCATCGACTTCGCCGCGCTGTCCTCGGTGCTGCTGTGGGCGCTGGTGCTGTACGTGCTGGCGTCGGCGTTTATGTGGATGCAGGCATATATCCTCAACGGCGTGGTGCAGCGGACCGTGTACCGGCTGCGCGAACGGATCGAGGCGAAGATCAACAGGCTGCCGCTGCGCTACTTCGACACCGTGCAGCGCGGCGAACTGCTCAGCCGGGTGACCAACGACGTTGACAACATCTCCCAGAGCCTGCAGCAGTCCATCAGCCAGGCGGTGACCTCGCTGCTGACCGTCGCCGGGGTGCTGGTGATGATGGTCATCCTGTCGCCGACGCTGGCGATCATCGCCCTGGTGACCATCCCGCTGACCCTGGTGACGACTGCGCTGATCGCCAAGCGCTCACAGAAACTGTTCGTGGCGCAATGGAAGAACACCGGCGAGCTGAACGGCCAGATCGAGGAGACCTACACCGGACACGCGCTGGTGAAGGTCTTCGGCCGGCAGCGCGAGGTGGAGGAAACATTCCGAAAGAAGAATGTGGAGCTGTACCAGGCCAGCTTCGGTGCGCAGTTCATTTCCGGGCTGATCATGCCGGCCATGACGTTCATCGGGAACCTGGTTTACGTGGGGATCGCTGTGGTGGGCGGGCTGCAGGTGGCGTCCGGGGCGATGCAGCTGGGCGATGTGCAGGCGTTCATCCAGTATTCGCGGCAGTTCACCCAGCCGCTGGCCCAGCTGGGCTCGATGGCGAACCTGCTGCAGTCCGGCGTGGCCTCGGCCGAGCGGGTGTTCGAGCTGCTGGACACTGAGGAGCAGTCGCCTGACCCGGTTCCGGCCGTGGCACCCGACGGCGGGCGGGGGCGGCTGGTGTTCGAGGACGTGTCCTTTGCCTACTCTCCGGACAAGCCGCTGATCTCTTCGCTGTCTCTGGTGGCGGAGCCGGGGCAGACCGTGGCGATCGTGGGGCCGACCGGGGCAGGCAAGACCACGCTGGTGAACCTGATGATGCGCTTCTACGAGCTCGATGCCGGGCGGATCACGTTGGACGGCGTGGATGTCGCGGCGATGTCCCGGCACGAGCTGCGGTCGCGGATGGGCATGGTGCTGCAGGACACCTGGCTGTTCGGCGGGACCATCCGGGACAACATCGCCTACGGCCGGCCGTCGGCCACGGAAGCGGAGATCCTGGAGGCGGCGAAGGCGACCTACGTGGACCGGTTCGTGAAGTCCCTGCCGCAGGGCTATGACACCGTGCTCGACGACGAAGGTTCCAATGTCTCGGCGGGGGAGAAGCAGCTGCTGACGATCGCCCGGGCATTCCTGGCCCGGCCGTCGGTGCTGATCCTGGACGAGGCTACATCGTCTGTGGATACCCGGACCGAGGTGCTGGTGCAGAAGGCGATGAGCGCGCTGCGGTCCGACCGCACCTCGTTCGTCATAGCCCACCGGCTTTCCACCATCCGCGACGCCGACCTCATCCTGGTGATGGAAGCCGGCCAGATCGTGGAGCAGGGGACTCACGCGTCATTGTTGGAGGCCGGTGGCGCGTACGCCGCGCTGTACGAGGCGCAGTTCGCGGCTCCCGTGGCGGAGGTCTAAGGGGCGTTAGGCTGCGGGAAGCTAATGACGGAGGGCTTCAACGCTCCTAAAATTTGCAGTGCAAGGCGCGGGCCGGAAACGGCGGGTAACAACCTGGACTAGTGCGCTGGCCGTGTTGGGCGCAAGGCTCCCCGGAGTCATACCGGTGATCCAGGTGGCCCGTGCCCTGCCCTAGTCGCTGCCGGGCCACGGCAGGCAGA contains:
- a CDS encoding ABC transporter ATP-binding protein, yielding MLWKLLVQYLRPQRRLLLAVVVFQLAASIASLYLPTLNADIIDNGVARGDTDYILRTGGVMLMITLLQIACTIAAVYFGAKAAMALGRDVRGAIFTRVAEFSEQEVTRFGAPSLITRSTNDVQQVQQLVLMSATLMVTAPMLSIGGVIMAIRQDVQLSWLIAVSVPVLLIAVGLIVSRMVPLFRLMQTRIDTVNRVLREQLTGIRVVRAFVREDIETARFGRANEDVTDTALRAGRLMALAFPTVMLVLNVSSVAVIWFGAFRIEDGSMQVGTMIAFLSYLMQILMSVMMATFMAIMIPRAAVSADRIGAVLGTESSVRPPVHPVSISGAARGELEMRDVGFAYPGAEAPVLSDVDFTARAGQTTAIIGATGSGKTTLVNLMPRLFDATSGSVRIDGVDVRELHPDLLWGHIGLVPQKPYLFSGTVRSNLLYGKPDASEEELWQALAIAQAEDFVREMEGGLDAPISQGGTNVSGGQRQRIAIARALVKRPELYIFDDSFSSLDTATDARLRQALKDHTAGATLVIIAQRVSSIAVADQILVLDDGRIVAHGTHEELLETSETYNEIVNSQLAAEEAV
- a CDS encoding ABC transporter ATP-binding protein, translating into MSKVESPTAGGGPGGSRGAGGARGAGGAAAGGEPRSGAGAPGAAQEAPLRIPRPRGGPGHGGPFAGMNVPAEKAMNFGPSAERLLGELRPERLWLALVLALAVVSVALSVIGPRLLGEGTNLIFAGVVSKQLPAGVSKAQLIAQLRAAGENQKADMLSAMALTPGTGIDFAALSSVLLWALVLYVLASAFMWMQAYILNGVVQRTVYRLRERIEAKINRLPLRYFDTVQRGELLSRVTNDVDNISQSLQQSISQAVTSLLTVAGVLVMMVILSPTLAIIALVTIPLTLVTTALIAKRSQKLFVAQWKNTGELNGQIEETYTGHALVKVFGRQREVEETFRKKNVELYQASFGAQFISGLIMPAMTFIGNLVYVGIAVVGGLQVASGAMQLGDVQAFIQYSRQFTQPLAQLGSMANLLQSGVASAERVFELLDTEEQSPDPVPAVAPDGGRGRLVFEDVSFAYSPDKPLISSLSLVAEPGQTVAIVGPTGAGKTTLVNLMMRFYELDAGRITLDGVDVAAMSRHELRSRMGMVLQDTWLFGGTIRDNIAYGRPSATEAEILEAAKATYVDRFVKSLPQGYDTVLDDEGSNVSAGEKQLLTIARAFLARPSVLILDEATSSVDTRTEVLVQKAMSALRSDRTSFVIAHRLSTIRDADLILVMEAGQIVEQGTHASLLEAGGAYAALYEAQFAAPVAEV